GGAGTTTAGATACGTATACGTTGAAAGGCGATATGACCTTGCGCGGTTGTTCGATTGTTTGGTTGTTTCTTGTGTTTGTTTTGATAATGGGAGGTGCAATTCCTCTCATTGCAACTGAAAAGATAATTCAAGAATCTGAAATTGGAACAGTTCTGCAATATCTACAAGCCAGAGAGTTAAAATCTAGACTCCGCGGTCTTTTGTTTGCTCATCGAACTTCAGATAAGAGGGTGTTTGAGCAGCTGGTTAAGATGTATGAAGAAGGTCATGATATTCGTGAAAATGTTTATCGTGCAATGCTGCGTTTGAACCAGGAAGCCAAAGGTAGATTTTCAGCGGAATTGGTAAGCGTTGTAACGAAGGAAATCGATCGCCTGAAGCGAGATGCCCCTCATGATATTGAAAAATATATTTATTCTTTTCTTGGTCATGTTGTCTCTGTTGCACCAGACCAGCACTTTGATTCCTTTGTCAAATGGGTGGTGTCGAACATTGATGATCTGTGTGATGGCCCTGCACCGATAAGGGATGAATTAGAGCGATATTGCAATATGTATTTCGCAGCCCAGGGTGATGAAGAATGTTTGGGAAAGCTTGCTGCCAGATTTAACATGCCGACAACGAATAAGTATGATTCTAAGTTAATAGAAATTTTCATTGCAAGGAAAGATCCAAGAATATTTCATTCTCTCATTGAAGAAGTGAAAACAACTCGTAAGCCATCAGTGTTTTTTGTTGAGCTCGTCATGAAATATGCAAAAGAAATGAATCTTGCTATTCCGAAGGCCATTCAAGATAAAATGCAGGGTGTCATTCATGATTTTGATGCTGCTGCTGATTTGGACCAAGGGCGCTTTTGATGCGAGACGCGATTCTAAGCGGCCTTCTTCAGGAGCACAGCCAGCAGAACTTCCGGCCGTGCCTGCGCAACGAGTATCAGAGAGCGGGCTGCCCCGGTCGGTTGGCGGCGCCCCTGCTCCCAATCCTGCAAGGTCCGCAAACTAACCCCAAGCAGTGCGG
Above is a genomic segment from Candidatus Ozemobacteraceae bacterium containing:
- a CDS encoding helix-turn-helix domain-containing protein codes for the protein MTKRDIGMEILEGLREIKQGGGRRFAAEGLTDIRDIREKMSLSQSAFAALLGVSLRTLQDWEQGRRQPTGAARSLILVAQARPEVLLAVLLKKAA